Proteins from a genomic interval of Rubinisphaera italica:
- a CDS encoding S1C family serine protease produces the protein MATPILTIQLRQIPSCIITATVLLAFSIGQSNQAVASQSEVLQEVLPKTVKLYGAGGLKNLANYGTGFLISPDGHILTVWNHLLDTDQIIAVLDNGRRLPAQFISGAGEAGLAVLKVEVINAPYFDLTEVSRSGPGTPVLGFSNMFNVAAGDEPVSVIHGVIAMLTPLTARRGRFDIPYKGVVFIVDAVMNNPGAAGGALTTQDGKLLGIIGKELKDSRSNLWINYAIPLSDVRETIEKLVRGEVITDDSIELPPVIRPVDTSGLGFRLVPDVVPRTPAYIDFVMPGSTAEAIGLQQDDLIVLINDELIQSCREFYAQLQELRKGDALRMTVRRDRELVNVELIVPELN, from the coding sequence TCCGACAAATACCGTCCTGCATCATTACAGCGACAGTCCTCCTGGCATTTTCAATTGGACAGTCTAATCAAGCCGTGGCTTCACAAAGCGAAGTCCTGCAGGAAGTCTTGCCTAAGACTGTCAAATTGTATGGGGCGGGTGGCCTAAAAAATCTGGCCAACTATGGGACTGGCTTCTTGATTTCCCCGGATGGACATATTCTGACGGTCTGGAATCATTTACTCGATACGGATCAGATTATTGCCGTCCTCGACAATGGTCGCCGCTTACCAGCTCAATTTATTTCAGGAGCAGGTGAAGCCGGTTTGGCGGTGTTGAAAGTGGAAGTGATTAATGCTCCGTATTTTGACCTCACGGAAGTCAGCCGCAGTGGACCAGGAACTCCCGTGCTCGGTTTCAGCAATATGTTTAATGTCGCAGCGGGTGATGAACCGGTTTCGGTGATCCACGGCGTCATCGCCATGCTGACTCCACTGACAGCCCGTCGTGGACGGTTTGATATTCCTTATAAAGGGGTTGTTTTTATTGTCGATGCAGTGATGAATAATCCGGGAGCAGCTGGAGGAGCTTTAACGACGCAGGACGGGAAGTTACTGGGGATTATCGGTAAGGAATTGAAAGACAGTCGCTCAAATCTTTGGATCAATTACGCGATTCCCTTGTCTGATGTGCGTGAAACGATTGAGAAACTCGTGCGTGGTGAAGTGATAACAGATGACAGCATTGAATTGCCGCCTGTCATCAGACCGGTAGATACGTCAGGATTAGGGTTTCGTCTCGTGCCCGATGTCGTTCCTCGCACTCCTGCCTATATCGATTTTGTGATGCCGGGCTCGACTGCAGAAGCGATTGGATTGCAGCAGGATGATCTGATTGTGCTGATCAATGATGAACTCATTCAATCGTGCCGGGAGTTTTATGCCCAACTCCAGGAACTCCGCAAAGGAGATGCCCTCCGCATGACTGTTCGCCGTGATCGGGAACTGGTAAATGTGGAACTGATAGTTCCGGAACTCAATTGA